CATCCGTCTGGATGCGACACCGTACGTGATGGAGGAGTGTTTCCTCACCGGTGGAAGCAACGACCACGCGATCATCAAGCTGGCACCCAAGCGTGCTAGCTGAAGATCTCGGCTGTCGCCCGGCGCGTTGCCCATGATCATTTCTTGGCGATGAACTGAATCAGGCCGAGAAGCAATGTCGCGGTGCCGCCGAAGGCGGCACCGCCGATGAGGATGCTTCCCGCTTCGCTAGTGCCGTTGACCCAGCTGAGAAAGCTGGCCGCGCCGGCCGCAAGTGCCGAGATGACGAGTAGGTGAGCCACGGCCATGAGGCGCCAGGCATCCTTATCGAACACGTCCGATTCCCTCCATCTAGACCCCTCCTTAAGCGGGGGTGATGGAGCTCCGCCTTGCTCCGCAAGATGGCACTCAAGTACGCAGCGATGCAAGTAGACGGCACAGTAACCTTGTGTCGCAGCTGGGCCGACTTGGGTGGACACCGAGAGCTGTCAGGTAGGCGACACAGGTCTCCGGCATCTCGCCGGCGCTCAGTCAACCGTTAGGTGTCGCGGCGGCCGGCCGCCGCCGTGACCCACCATCAGGCGGGCGGGACGACGACGCTCCAGCCGATGGCGCGTGCCGAAGCGACGCTGCTGGTCGCGGTCACTCCGGGCCACATCCCGGCCCCGACGCCGCCGGTGTCGCCCACGACGGTGGACAGCAGCCCGCCGCCGCTGCCGGTGGTGGAGGTGCGCGGGGTGACCGTGCCGGGCACGGTCCACGAGCCGGTCGTGCTGAGCTTCTGCACCCAGTAGCTGACCACCGTCGAGCCACCGGCGGCCACGGCCACCGCCGCGGTCGGATGCCCGGTCTTGGTGGCGGTGTCCTCCAGCGAGCCGGTGACGGTGACCGGCCCGGCGCCGGTGTACGCGACCAGCACCAGGCTGGCCTTGGTGAAGGCGTCGAGCGTGGTGCTCACGGCCGAGCCCGCCGTCCCGGCGGCCGCGGTGCGGGTGAAGACCCACGACCGCAGGTCGGTGCCGTCGCTGCGGGTGCCGAGCAGGGTCCACCCGGCCGGGGTGGTGGTGGTCGCGGCGCGGTTGCCGGACAGGAACAGCACCAGCGTGTCGCCTGCCTGCACGCTCGCGGGCACGGTCACCGCCGGCGTCATCGTGTTGGCGTCGCTGCCCACGGCCGCCCGGAACGTCACGTTGCCGGCCGGCGGCGTCGCCGTGACGGTGACCGTACGGGTCAGGCTGCCGGTGAGCCCGTCGTCGTCGGTGACGGTGAGCGTGACCGGGTAGCTGCCCGCCGCGTCGTAGGTGTGCGAGGTGCTCGCGCCGCTGCCGGTGTCGCCGTCGCCGAACGCCCAGGCGTGTCCCGTCACCACACCGTCCGGGTCGGACGAGCCACTGCCGTTGAACGTGCATGCCAGCGCGGTGCAAGAGAAGCTGAACGCGGCCACCGGCTCCTGGTCCGGCGGGGGCGGGCCGTTCGGGACCAGCACGGCCGAGTACGCCTGGCCGCCGCCGCCCGCCACGGTGACCCCGGTCAGGCCGGTCGCGGTGACCGCGCGGGTCCGGCTGGTGGTGGTGCCGTCGCCGAGCTGGCCGCTGGCGTTGTAGCCCCAGGTCATGACGGTGCCGTTCGCCATCGCGGCGATCCCGTGGTCGCGGCCGGACGCGATGGACACCGCGGAGGTCACCCCGATGACGGAGACCGGCCGGGTGCGGTCGGTGGTGGTGCCGTCGCCCAGCTCGGAACGGTAGTTGCGGCCCCAGGACAGCACCTGCCCGTCGGCGCGCAGCGCGTACGAGTGGTGCGCACCGCCGATGACCTCGGTGATCCCCGACGCGATGATCTGGACCGGTGACGTGCGGTCGGTGAGGGTGCCGTCGCCGACCTGGCCGTACTCGTTCCAGCCCCAGGCCCACAGCGAGCCGTCGGACAGTTTGGCCAGGCCGTGGTTGCGGCCGCCCGCGATCGCCTGGACGCCGGTCAGCGAGCCCACCCGGACCGGGGTGCTGCGGTTGGTCGTGGTGCCGTCGCCCAGCGCGCCGGTGTCGTTGAGGCCCCAGGCCGCCGCCCAGCCGTTGGCGCGGATGGCGTAGCTCATGTCCCGCCCGGCGGCGATGCGCACCGCGTCGGTCAGGCCTGACACCAGGACCGGCGAGCGCCGATTGGTGGTCGACCCGTCGCCGAGCTGGCCGGTGGTGTTCAGGCCCCACGTGTAGACGGCGCCGGAGGCGGTCCTGGCCAGGGAGTGGTCGTGGCCCGACGCGACCTCGACGATGGCGGGCAGGCCCGGCACGATCACGGGCGTGGACCGGTTGGTCAGGTCCCCGAGCCCGAGCTGCCCGAACGCGTTGCCGCCCCAGGTCCACACGCGGCCGGACGCGTCGAGCGCGACGACGTGGTCCCGTCCCCCGGCGAGCTGCACGAGGTCGGTGACGGCCGTGACCGGGCCGGGCGTGAGCCGCGAGGTGGTGGTGCCGTTGCCGAGCTGGCCGAGGCTGTTGCCGCCCCAGGTGTACGCGGTGTAGGTGACGCCGGCGGCGTCGGCCGCCGTGGCGGCGGGCAACCCGACCGCGACCAGCACCCCGACCAGCACCGCACCCAGCTGTCTACGCATGCACGACTCCCGCCCCATAGGTCTGCGCGAATGCAATCACGCGCGGGCGGCCGGGCGGCAGCGTCGGTTCAGGTGGTCTTTTCGACCGTGCATCCGGGACGGTCGCGTCGTCGGGCCGACCCGGAACGAGCGATCCGGTCCACTCCGGATGGACCGGACCGCCCGGCGGCACTAGCCACACACCAGCTCCCGCACCCGCGGCACGACCTCCTCCGTGAACCGCCGGAGCTGGTCCAGTTCGGACATCGCAGGCCAGAACACGAACGTGTCGAAGCGCAGCTCGCGTACCCAATCGGCCAGGGTCTGCGCCCAGACCTCGGCCGGGCCGAACAGGCCCTTGCCGCGGTGCCCGCCGCCGATCAGACCCAGCACGTTGTACAGGCGGCGCACGTCACCGGTCCCCCGCCCCGCGGCGAGGGCAGCCCGGTCGATGAGGGCCTGCTTGGCGGGCACCTCCCCCGGCGGCACGTAGATGTTGAGCGGGCAGATCCAGCCGTCGGCCAGCTCGCCGATCAGGCCGAGCATGCGCGGGCCCTGCGCGCCGACCCACACCGGCACCCGATGCGGCGGGACCGGGCCCGGCTGGTATCCGCCGACGCGATGGTGCCGCCCGTCCAGCCCGATGGGGGCGTCCGCGTCCAGCGCCGCGCGCAGCAGCGCCAGCGCCTCGGCGGTGAACTCGACGGCCTGCCCGCCGCGCACGGCGTGGCCGCCCATCCCGGCGACCGCGTCGGGGAAGCCGCCGGAGCCGACGCCCAGTTCGACCCGGCCGCCGGTCAGCACGTCCAGTGACGCGGCGGCCTTGGCCAGCATCGGAG
The Catellatospora sp. IY07-71 DNA segment above includes these coding regions:
- a CDS encoding LLM class flavin-dependent oxidoreductase; its protein translation is MAEDLRFGVAVTPGAHDPAAMTALAQAADRAGLDLIAVQDHPYQPGHLDTWTALTHLGARTERIGLLTDVADLALRPAPMLAKAAASLDVLTGGRVELGVGSGGFPDAVAGMGGHAVRGGQAVEFTAEALALLRAALDADAPIGLDGRHHRVGGYQPGPVPPHRVPVWVGAQGPRMLGLIGELADGWICPLNIYVPPGEVPAKQALIDRAALAAGRGTGDVRRLYNVLGLIGGGHRGKGLFGPAEVWAQTLADWVRELRFDTFVFWPAMSELDQLRRFTEEVVPRVRELVCG
- a CDS encoding PKD domain-containing protein, with translation MRRQLGAVLVGVLVAVGLPAATAADAAGVTYTAYTWGGNSLGQLGNGTTTSRLTPGPVTAVTDLVQLAGGRDHVVALDASGRVWTWGGNAFGQLGLGDLTNRSTPVIVPGLPAIVEVASGHDHSLARTASGAVYTWGLNTTGQLGDGSTTNRRSPVLVSGLTDAVRIAAGRDMSYAIRANGWAAAWGLNDTGALGDGTTTNRSTPVRVGSLTGVQAIAGGRNHGLAKLSDGSLWAWGWNEYGQVGDGTLTDRTSPVQIIASGITEVIGGAHHSYALRADGQVLSWGRNYRSELGDGTTTDRTRPVSVIGVTSAVSIASGRDHGIAAMANGTVMTWGYNASGQLGDGTTTSRTRAVTATGLTGVTVAGGGGQAYSAVLVPNGPPPPDQEPVAAFSFSCTALACTFNGSGSSDPDGVVTGHAWAFGDGDTGSGASTSHTYDAAGSYPVTLTVTDDDGLTGSLTRTVTVTATPPAGNVTFRAAVGSDANTMTPAVTVPASVQAGDTLVLFLSGNRAATTTTPAGWTLLGTRSDGTDLRSWVFTRTAAAGTAGSAVSTTLDAFTKASLVLVAYTGAGPVTVTGSLEDTATKTGHPTAAVAVAAGGSTVVSYWVQKLSTTGSWTVPGTVTPRTSTTGSGGGLLSTVVGDTGGVGAGMWPGVTATSSVASARAIGWSVVVPPA